CATTTCGTACCTTCCGCACTTTTTATCTTGGGTCATTCTTGGCGGGATCTTAACGACGTGGCTGGCAGATACCGGGATGATCAATCAACTGTTGCTAGCCTGGGGGTGGATTGACCAGCCGATCAGTTATTTGGCAGAGCCGAGCTATTTTTGGGCTATCGTCGTTAGCTCGGATATCTGGAAAGAGCTTGGATGGTCAGCTATTATCTATTTGGCAGCCATGGCGGGGGTATCTACGGACATGTACGAAGCGGCCACCATTGACGGGGCCGGACGGTTTCAGAAAATGTGGTACGTCACACTTCCCGCTATCAAGGGGACCATATCCATTTTGTTTATTTTGGCGGTCAGCGGCATATTGAACTCCAACTTCGATCAAATTCTCGTCCTGCGTAACTCGCTGAATGAAAGTGCAAGTAATGTAGTTGATATTTATGTATATCAGGTGGGCATTCAGCAGGGCCGTTTCTCGTATTCTACCGCGGTGGGTTTGCTGAAATCGGTTCTTGCTCTCATTTTGCTGCTAATTGCCAATTCGGTGACCAAACGGGTGAATAATACATCCCTATTTTGAAGGAGGACGGGTGCATGCAGCTATTGCAACGTAGAACAGCAGGCGAAGCGATATTCGATTTCATGAACAACGTCTTCATGCTGATCATTTGTTTTGTGACATTGTATCCCGTGTGGTATGTGCTGGTGAACTCCTTTAACGAAGGAGCAGACGCTATGCGGGGTGGCATTTACTGGTGGCCGAGAGTCTTCAGTCTGGGCAGCTATCAGGCCGTATTTGCTAACAACGGTATTATGACTGCGATGGGAGTGACTATTGCCAAGACGCTTATCGGCACGATTGTTCATGTGTTTTTTACCGCTATGATTGCATATGCATATTCCCGTAAGGAGCTGATCGGGCGCAAGCTGTATATGCTGATTGGTACCATTACCCTGTTTTTCGGTGGGGGATTGATTCCAACGTATTTGCTGATTCGTGATCTCGGACTGCTGGACAGCTTTTGGGTGTACATCATTCCTGCGATGTTCAGCTTTTTTGATCTTATTATTTTTATGGCTTTTTTCCGAGAACTGCCGGATGCACTGGAAGAGGCGGCGAAAATAGACGGTGCGAATGATTTCGGTATCTTCTGCCGAATCGTGCTCCCTGTATCCATGCCGGTAGTAGCGACGATTGCGTTGTTTCATGGGGTATACCAGTGGAACGATTATTTTACTGGAATGATCTATATTAATAATACGGATCTTCAGCCGATTCAGACGTATTTGTACCGGGTTGTTGCCCAATCCAGCTCTAATCAAATGATGGCTGCTGCACCGGGGGGCGTTGCCCAGTCTGTCACTTCGCAATCGATCAAGCTGGCGACGATGGTCGTGACGACATTGCCCATTGTACTGGTATATCCTTTTCTGCAGAAGTATTTCGTCAAGGGTCTGATGATCGGATCGATCAAGGGTTAGCACATCATCCAAGGGGGAGATTTATGATGAATATTCGCAAATGGCAGAAAGGGCTGTTGGCCGTCGTGCTGCTGATAGGACCGCTCGCGGGGTGTACGTCCGGTGGAAGTGGCGCTGTCACGGAATTGAAGGACGAGAAAACTAAGGCTTCGGCAGATACGCCAGGCTGGAAGGCGGATACAGAGCCGATTACGTTTGACTGGTATTTGAATTTTTCCTGGTTCCCGAACAAGTGGGGAACGGATATGACCTCGAAGTATGTGACGCAAAAGACTGGGGTCAGCGTTAATTTTATCGTACCCGCAGGGAATGAAAATGAAAAACTGAATACCATGCTCGCCTCGGGCAAACTGCCTGATTTTGTCACGCTCAGTTGGGGGGAAGATGCGATCAAAAAAATGATCGAGGGCAAGATGGTGCTCCCACTTAACAAGTTGGCCGAGAAATATGATCCATATCTGATTAAAGTGGCAGACCCAGCTAAAATGTCATGGTATCGTCAAACGGACGGGAATGTATATGGGTATCCTAACGCGTCCTCTTCACCACAGGATTACCAAAAATACGGCCAAAATTTTGTCTCCAATCAAACGTTTATGGTTCGGAAGGATATGTACGAGGCGATTGGCAAGCCGGATATGAGAACACCAGAGGGATTTCTGAAAGCGCTTCAAAAAGCAAAGGAGAAATTCCCGGAGATAAACGGTC
The Paenibacillus peoriae DNA segment above includes these coding regions:
- a CDS encoding ABC transporter permease, which translates into the protein MSTGGKNPQPQPPVRSGRGASLARKWVQQRHLQTMALLGVVWMIIFHYIPMYGILIAFKHFDIIGTISSAPWAGLEHFRAFLEDDNFWYIVKNTLGISLLKLAIGFPLPIVFALFLNEIRSTRFKKSIQTISYLPHFLSWVILGGILTTWLADTGMINQLLLAWGWIDQPISYLAEPSYFWAIVVSSDIWKELGWSAIIYLAAMAGVSTDMYEAATIDGAGRFQKMWYVTLPAIKGTISILFILAVSGILNSNFDQILVLRNSLNESASNVVDIYVYQVGIQQGRFSYSTAVGLLKSVLALILLLIANSVTKRVNNTSLF
- a CDS encoding carbohydrate ABC transporter permease, with protein sequence MQLLQRRTAGEAIFDFMNNVFMLIICFVTLYPVWYVLVNSFNEGADAMRGGIYWWPRVFSLGSYQAVFANNGIMTAMGVTIAKTLIGTIVHVFFTAMIAYAYSRKELIGRKLYMLIGTITLFFGGGLIPTYLLIRDLGLLDSFWVYIIPAMFSFFDLIIFMAFFRELPDALEEAAKIDGANDFGIFCRIVLPVSMPVVATIALFHGVYQWNDYFTGMIYINNTDLQPIQTYLYRVVAQSSSNQMMAAAPGGVAQSVTSQSIKLATMVVTTLPIVLVYPFLQKYFVKGLMIGSIKG